The window GCGCTGGCCTCGGTAGCAGGGTGGGGGCAACACAACCTGTCATTATTTCTAATaccatttctttattttgtttctgaTATTAAGTAAGTGAAGCAAAACCGCTAGTGTCGTGAAAACACACAGATTTAACGCTGTGTTACACCACTGCCTAAATTCCCTCAGCGGTTACTGTGGATTTAGGGTGCATGACTGTTCGAAGAAGAGGCCTGGTCTTGCGTTTCGATGGTGGGAATGATGTTTAGAGGAACTGATATACTTGCACACTCACATTGTTGATTTTAGGTTAAGTGCTTTAGACATACCCTGTCATACCAGGTTGTGGTTCTGAGAAATGATTGATGGATCATAAACGAATATGCAAACCCATATGGAAAGACGAACCTGTTATTGTGAGCATAGTTAGGAAATGAGTGGTTCTCTGAAAACACagataatgaaaatataaactttATTGTGCTATTACTCTATATGAAAACAACTTTTCTAAACTGAGCTAAAATATTTCCTTTAACAGCATTTTCTCTAACAAAAAAAGCCATCATACAATAATAAATACTTTTCATTCACAACATTAAAAGATGGTGTTCAGTGCATGTAAAACACAAGTGTCAAGAGACAAGTAAATCAGGCATTTGACAAAGTAATCTTGTCTCCGAGATGTATGTGgcctcatttttgatcatcCATTTGTGACCATCTGTATAAGTTAGCACACAACTGGCTGGAATTActcataaaattgtaaataataatagtgTATTCACCCCACTTTCAGACTAAGTCATTTTCTCACATTGCAAGTTGCAGCATAAATATATAGATCATatctatttataatatttacaacattttggTTATGTTAGCTGATATACAAAATACAGTTTCCATAATTGTggctctttcaaaaacataaatgtgAACTGTTTGTCCACTGTAAACTAGGTAGTAGGGCATTTACAGGATTATCTTTACACACTTTTTTAAAACTAGTATGTACTTGTGCGTAATCGATGTAGTCTCTTTGACAGAAGGCTTCTTCTCTCCCAAAAGAGTTTCTGTAATAGTAAACATGCTGATCTGAATCGACGAGTCAATCTCAGGTCAATCTTAATTTTCTCTTCCCAATACTTTTCCATCAGTACAATAACATGGTATACCACATAATAATAAATGGTATTAAAAAATGGCAGGAGACTCAAAGCAGTGACGGGAAGTATGGCAGGTCCGAATGGGAAATCACGAGAGGTTGGGCCGAGTTCGGGATTCCGCTACATAGTAATCGGAAAAGGAAGCCCCATCCCTTGAGAAGCACTTCACACAGTTTTATGTGAGACGAGTAGAACTGCagctaaagaaaacaaaacgctaaaatattttaaagaaccGCCCTCTTGTTAGAGTTTTGCACTGGTTTATGAGAGAGCATGCTTGTGGTTCGCTAACCACAGGAACATCTGTCAAACTGTGTCCAGTTACTACTTTCTAGCTTCTATGTTCCCCAGAGTACCAGAGATGGAAATCAGGAGAGGAGAAGACATACTAGAACCTCAGAACTGGTGGTTCAGTACCCTAAATTTCAAGCGGTGCCTACATGAACCGTTTTTCCTGCTCAAAGTTGCGCAGTGCGTAGTGGTTCTCGACCCATTTCTTACGATTTGAAGTCCTGTGCTGCAGTAACATCAACAAAATATTGTGTAGACCTACCATCAGCTAAGTGTTCTGCTCATGAACTTTTGAACTTTTCTCAGTAGTTAATACATTGAATATACTTGCCTATTCAACCAACAGATTGTGTTTAGTCCCTTTTAACCTTGCTATCCTGTCTCTTTTCTCCAGTATTTAAACTTAACATGTTTATTCACTCCTATATAACCTCCAGATACCCCCatcccccccccttttttttttacccagttTGGGACCCTCCAGTTTCTCAGTTTTTTGCATTTGTTCATCATAGACATTGATGGACAGTCTGTGTACTGGTGCAGTTGAGGCAGCTCACGTGACAACACCAGTGAAAAGTACAGTGGCATCTTTCTGTGACCTGCTCCATTCGAGTCTTGTATCCCCTTCCACAGCACAGAAGCTCGCACCCATCCAGCGCCGGCGATGAACTGTTGCAGGTACGTCCCGATGTGCCATGCGTGCCTGTTTTGCCATTGTAGGAACAGAAGTTGGGAGACTTTTCAAAGTAGACCAGGTCCCGAGCCGAAGGGAGTTTATGTGCTGGATTCTCCGGTTCCAGGTGGCGGGGGTCGGCTCGATGGGATGCACGATTGCTGCCTTTGTTGCCGTACACGACTCTGGATGCGCCATCAAAACGGTCCTTCAGAAAGTCTCCAACTACACGGAAGCTGGGCAGTCTCATCCAGCACGTTCGCACAGTGCAGGACCCAGACATCCCATGGCACTTGCACTCTTGTTGCATTTCTGATGCGACTGTCTGTAAGAAGAGGagagaaaattaataaagaaGCAAAAATggtaatttatacatttatatagaaATTCTGACCATTTTGAACTAATGaaactgttatttttgtttctttccATCTGTACTTTGGGAAAATCTATGTATTGATAAATCTGTTTTTGACATACTGGTATTTTGATTAGACAAATGGCTTCAGAGAGTTGAGTAAGGGGTCTCTTACCATTCTTCCTGCCTCATTGTTGTGCAGGTTGGTCAAATATCGTAGATCTCTGCCCCTCTCACTGGAATCCACAAACTCTCGCCCGAACATCCTGCCAAATTCCACATTGTCGCTGCAGCCTCCCCAGTGCCAgtctggccctccaggacctcGG of the Megalobrama amblycephala isolate DHTTF-2021 linkage group LG24, ASM1881202v1, whole genome shotgun sequence genome contains:
- the wnt1 gene encoding protein Wnt-1, whose protein sequence is MWSDIMRVLALLLAVKAACVLLVSSLTGTGAVNNSGRWWGIVNVASSGNLLTNSKNVQLVLDPSLALLSRRQRKLIRQNPGILHAIAAGLHTAIKECKWQFRNRRWNCPTTHSPNVFGKIVNRGCRETAFVFAITSAGVTHAVARSCSEGAIESCTCDYRRRGPGGPDWHWGGCSDNVEFGRMFGREFVDSSERGRDLRYLTNLHNNEAGRMTVASEMQQECKCHGMSGSCTVRTCWMRLPSFRVVGDFLKDRFDGASRVVYGNKGSNRASHRADPRHLEPENPAHKLPSARDLVYFEKSPNFCSYNGKTGTHGTSGRTCNSSSPALDGCELLCCGRGYKTRMEQVTERCHCTFHWCCHVSCLNCTSTQTVHQCL